The genomic DNA CGATCTTGCGTCGTTCGGCCCCAATGCGGCTGGATACGTCTGGAAGTCGACGGCCGACGTCGAACCGATCGAAGTCTTTCCGGGAATCACTGTCCAGCCGCTCTGGCAGGGCGCCAACGGTGCCAAAGCGGCCGTCACCACCATCGCACCGGGTGCGGTCTGGGGTGGTGAAGACCTGCACGATCCCGGCCCCGAAGAGGTCTACGTCGTCTCCGGTGTCCTCAACGACGGCGTCAACGATTACGCCGCAGGCACATTCCTGCACGCCCCGGCCGGGTCGTGGCACGTACCGCAATCGACGGAGGGTTGCGTGCTGTTCCTTTTCTATCCGGAAGGCTAGACATTGCCGGCGATCGCCGGCTGATCAGCTTGATCGCGGCCGCGCCCCGCGCCCATAAGTGATGTCGGCGCGCTCGGAATCCCACCGATTGCGGAAGACGACGTCACTGAGCGGTCGGCGGCGGACAGGTCCGTGCTTGCCCCGCGGCCAGCCGACCACAATGTGACCGGCAAGGAACCATTCGTCCGGAATACCAATCGATTTGCGTAGCACCTCGTCGCCGTCGTACGAGGCCCAACTGGTGATGCATGCGCCCAGTCCCTGGGCTCGGGCGGCCAGGTAAAAGTTCTGCATGGCGGGGTAGATCGATCCGCCTTGCAGGAACTCCGAGGAGAACTCGTTCTTGAACGCGACGAACAACACCGAGGTGTACTCCCCGCCGCGGTCGTGCAGCTCGTAGGTGGCCCGGTTGTTTCGTGCAGCTCGGCTCTGATCGTCCGCCGCGGGACGGCTCATCCCATAGATGGATTCGATTGACTGCAAGGCGATCTGGGCTGCCTCGGCGACGGCGGCGCGCTGTTCTGGCGCATCGAGAACGATGAACCGCCACAGCTGGGCGTTCGCCCCGTTGGGTGCCCAGGTCGCGGCTTGTAGGCAGCGTTCGAGTGTCTCGTCGTCGACCGGCTCGTTGGTGAACCGGCGGATGGATCGAGCGGTGGACAGCACTTCCCAGACATCGGTGGTTGGATCCGGCATCTCATTGGTGTACTCGACGCGAGCGTCGGTGTCGAGTGTGTGAGGGCCGTCTCCTTTTGGATGAAAATCTGCTGTACAGTCGTATTGCATCTGACACGTTATGGCAATGGATAGGAGTCGATGCTGTGAGCGATAGGTTCTCGATGGAGGGGAAGGTTGCCGTCATCACCGGTGGCGGAACGGGAATCGGAAGGGCATCGGCGCTGGTCCTGGCCGAGCGTGGTGCTGACGTGGTGCTGGCCGGGCGCCGTCCGGAACCGCTGAAGTCCACTGCCACCGAAATCGAGGCGCTCGGTCGCCGGGCGCTCGCGGTACCGACCGACGTGACGAATGCCGAGGAGTGCAATGCGCTCGTCGACACGACGCTCGCCGAGTTCGGTCGGCTCGATGTGCTGATGAACAACGCCGGCGGTGGCGAGACGAAGTCCCTAATGAAGTGGACTGACGACGAGTGGCATCAGGTTTTGGATCTGAACCTCTCCAGCGCGTGGTACCTGTCCCGGGCCGCGGCCAAGCCGATGATCGCCCAGGGCAAGGGATCGATTGTCAACATCTCCTCGGGGGCCAGCTTGCTTGCCATGCCGCAGGCGCCGGTCTACGCCGCCGCCAAGGCCGGTCTGAACAACCTGACCGGGTCCATGGCGGCCGCATGGACACGAAAAGGCGTGCGGGTCAACTGCATTGCCTGCGGCGCCATCCGAACGCCAGGGCTGGAAGCGGATGCGCAGCGCCAAGGGTTTGACATCGACATGATCGGCAAGACCAACGGATCCGGCCGGATCGCCGAACCAGACGAGATCGGTTACGGCGTCCTGTTCTTCGCCTCCGATGCCTCCAGCTACTGCTCCGGGCAGACGTTGTATATGCACGGCGGCCCGGGACCTGCGGGTGTCTGAGATGGGAATGAACGTCAGTCACGTCGGGCTTCGGGTCCGCGATATCGATACCGTCAAGAAGTTCTACGAGGCACTCGGATTCACCGAGGTGCAGCGGATGACGGTGCCGGACAAGATGGCCGCCGGCCTGCTCGGGT from Mycobacterium sp. DL440 includes the following:
- a CDS encoding SDR family NAD(P)-dependent oxidoreductase, whose product is MSDRFSMEGKVAVITGGGTGIGRASALVLAERGADVVLAGRRPEPLKSTATEIEALGRRALAVPTDVTNAEECNALVDTTLAEFGRLDVLMNNAGGGETKSLMKWTDDEWHQVLDLNLSSAWYLSRAAAKPMIAQGKGSIVNISSGASLLAMPQAPVYAAAKAGLNNLTGSMAAAWTRKGVRVNCIACGAIRTPGLEADAQRQGFDIDMIGKTNGSGRIAEPDEIGYGVLFFASDASSYCSGQTLYMHGGPGPAGV
- a CDS encoding cupin domain-containing protein, producing MTTSGDLASFGPNAAGYVWKSTADVEPIEVFPGITVQPLWQGANGAKAAVTTIAPGAVWGGEDLHDPGPEEVYVVSGVLNDGVNDYAAGTFLHAPAGSWHVPQSTEGCVLFLFYPEG
- a CDS encoding nitroreductase family protein; this translates as MPDPTTDVWEVLSTARSIRRFTNEPVDDETLERCLQAATWAPNGANAQLWRFIVLDAPEQRAAVAEAAQIALQSIESIYGMSRPAADDQSRAARNNRATYELHDRGGEYTSVLFVAFKNEFSSEFLQGGSIYPAMQNFYLAARAQGLGACITSWASYDGDEVLRKSIGIPDEWFLAGHIVVGWPRGKHGPVRRRPLSDVVFRNRWDSERADITYGRGARPRSS